In Parus major isolate Abel chromosome 1, Parus_major1.1, whole genome shotgun sequence, the following proteins share a genomic window:
- the COPS7A gene encoding COP9 signalosome complex subunit 7a gives MAAEGKVTGQSQEQFLLLAKAARGAALASLIHQVLEAPGIYVFGELLDMPAVRELADSEFSPVFRLLTIFAYGTYADYLAEAANLPPLTEAQKNKLRHLSVVTLAAKIKCIPYSVLLEQLQLKNVRQLEDLVIEAVYADVLRGSLDQRNQRLEVDYSIGRDIRREELSTITRTLQEWCQGCEVVLSGIEEQVSRANQHKEQQLALKQQIESEVANLKKTIKVTTAAAAAATSQDPEQHLTELREPAPGTNQRQASKKTSKAKGLRGSAKIWSKSN, from the exons ATGGCGGCCGAGGGGAAGGTGACGGGCCAGAGCCAGGagcagttcctgctgctggccaaggcgGCCCGCGGCGCCGCGCTCGCCAGCCTGATCCACCAGGTGCTGGAGGCCCCGGGCATCTACGTGTTCGGGGAGCTGCTGGACATGCCCGCCGTCCGCGAG CTGGCCGACAGCGAGTTCTCCCCCGTGTTCCGCCTCCTCACCATCTTCGCCTACGGCACCTACGCGGACTACCTGG CTGAAGCAGCAAACCTCCCCCCCTTGACAGAGGCCCAGAAGAACAAACTGAGGCACCTGTCAGTCGTCACTCTGGCTGCCAAGATCAAG TGCATCCCCtactcagtgctgctggagcagttaCAGCTGAAGAATGTCCGGCAGCTGGAGGACCTGGTGATTGAGGCTGTGTATGCAGATGTGCTTCGAGGGAGCTTGGATCAACGGAACCAGCGCCTGGAGGTGGATTACAGCATTGGGAGGGACATCCGGAGGGAGGAGCTTAGCACCATCACCCGCACATTGCAGGAGTG GTGCCAGGGCTGCGAGGTTGTCCTGTCGGGCATCGAGGAGCAGGTCAGCAGGGCCAACCAGCACAAAGAGCAACAGCTGGCCCTGAAGCAGCAGATCGAGAGTGAG GTGGCAAACCTGAAGAAGACTATTAAAGTGACAACAGCAGCCgctgcagcagccacatccCAAGACCCAGAGCAGCACCTCACGGAGCTCAGGGAGCCAGCCCCTGGCACCAACCAGCGCCAGGCGAGCAAGAAAACCTCCAAAGCCAAAGG GCTCCGGGGCAGCGCGAAGATTTGGTCTAAATCAAACTAG